A region of the bacterium genome:
GTCGGTCGGGGGGTCGCTGCCGACGATCTCGGCCTCGTACTCCCGCTCACCGGCGAAGGTGACGTGGATCTTCGAGGCGTTCTCGATCACGTGGTTGTTGGTCAGGATGTAGCCGTCGGGCGAGATGACGATGCCCGAGCCGAGCGAGTGCTCCATGCGCTCGCGGTTCTGGTGGTCCTCGTCGTCGGGCATATTGAAGAAGCGCCGGAACATGGGGTCGTCCATGAACGGGTGCTGGAAGCTGCTCTCGACCATCTTGTCGGTGGAGATGTTGACCACGGCGGGCATGGTCTTGGCCGCCACGTCGGCGTACGACCGCAGTTCGCCTTCCCAGGCGGAAGCGGCGGTGGCCGACAGGGCCAGCATGAGGATCGTCAGGGCCAGCAGGCCGCGACGACGCATCTCTCGGGTACGCATGGTGTTGTCTCCTCGGGACCCCGGCTGGGGGTCCGGCTCGTCGGCGGGGGGTTCGGGACCCTCGCCGCCATTCAGGGGGTCGCTCCAATCGGCCGCTGATACTCGCACTGCCCCGATAAGTTTCCACAAAAAAGGACGACCCGCCACCAGGGCGGGTCGCCTCGATCCGATCGGCCGCGAGGAGCCGCGCGTCCGTGCCGCGTCCGGGGACTAGCCGTCGTCGCCGATGGCCTCGGTGGGGCATTCCTCCATGGCGTCCATGCAGGCCTGCTCCTCTTCCTCGTTCTCGGGCTGCTTGCTCACGAACGTATAGCCCTCGTCCTCGTTGCGTTCGAAGTTGTCGGGCGCGGTCTGGCGGCACAGGTCGCAGTCGATGCAGTTGCTGTCCACGTAGAACTTGCCGTCGACGCTTCCTTCGACCTTGTCGGTGTTGTCAGCCATGGGCTTCCTCCTGGCGGATCCGGCTCTCGATGCGGCTCCGGAGCCACTGAAAACCGTGTTCAACGACCCCTTACGGTTCCTAGATATATCACAATTCCCGCGGAGCCAAGAATTATTGTCCGGTTTCCTATCGGCCGCTAGCCCTTGTTCTTGAACGGCAGGAAGGTCATGAAGTCGGCGTGGTGCACCACGTAGGCCTCGGTCGTGCGCTGCACCAGGTTCCCCTCGCCCGCGTGGGCGGCGATGATGTGGCACACCTCGGGCGGCACGCCCGCCTCCATGGCCAGGCCGACGCCGCTGAACGGGTGCCGGACGTACTTGCCCATCTCGCTCTTGCAGCTCCGGCCGTTCTCGTCGAGGTCGTACTCGAGCAGCTTGCCCACGTCGGCGAGGATGGCGCCGGCGATGGTCACGTCCATGTCGACCGGCAGGTCGTCGCCGAAGAAGTCGTTCATCTTGATGGCCGACTCGCGGGCCACGTGCACCACGCAGCGCTTGTGGGCCATGAAGCTCACCTTCAGGTCCGGCACGAGCAGGGTGAAGGGGATGGTCTGCAGGTCGGCGGCGGTCAGGGGGCTGCGCTCGAGGGCCAGCTCCCAGGTCTTCGCCGTCGCCTCGCGCAGCTGCGCGTCCTCGATCCATTCCAGTTCGGGCCACAGGGCCAGCACTTCGGCATTCATGGCGGTCTCCTTCGGGCCCGGCGTCGCGGGGACGGCCGGGGCGGCATTCGGTGTCGGGGCCTCAGGGACGATAAAGATGGAACGAGTCGCGCGATCCGTCCAGCGCCAGCAGGCTCCCGTCGGCCAGGATCGTCACCGTGTAGAAGGACCGCGGCGCCGGCCCGGCGAGCAGATTCCAGTCGGACGCCGGCGGGTCGCCGTCCAGGGTCAGGACCAGGCAGGGATTGTCGGTCCAGACCAGCGGGCGGGCACCCCCGCGCGCGGAGATCCGGAAAAGGCCGGCCAGGGCCCCGAGGCCGTGCGAGCCGACGTTCCGGAAGCCGCCCCCCTGCGGATCCCAGAGCAGCAGGTTCCACTCCTGCCGCCCCGAGTCGCCATCGAGCCGGTCCAGATAGGCCAGGCGGCCCGTCGCCGTGGCGAAGATGTGCTCCGGATCGTTGATGCGGCCCAACGTGAATCCGCCCTCGTCACCGAGGATGCGCACTTCGGAATCGAGGCCCCGGTAGATGAGACGGCCGTCGCCCAGGGGCCAGACCCGCTCGCTCGGCAACGAGCCCTCGTCGGCCAGCAAAAGGGGCTCCCAGCCGTCGGACCAGCGCCAGAGCCGGTCGGTGACGACGTGCAGCCGGCCGCGGCCATCGACGGCCGCGTTCTGCAGGGTGCCGGACGGCGGGGCGGCGTCGACCCGGGTCACCGCGCCGTGCAGCACGTGGAAGAGGCCGCCCGCACCGACGACCCAGAAGTCCGTCGGGCCGCGCCCCGCCCCGGTGCTGGTGGCGTAGGAACAGCCGGGGAAGTCCGACCAGTTGCAGATCGCCACGCGCCGCCCGACCTCCTGGAACGCGATCCCCGCCTCGGTCATGACCAGCAGGCCGTCCGTCCCCGCGGCCAGCACGACCGAGACGGGAAAGCGGCCGCCCGGATCGGCGGTCCAGGTCTCCCCGTCCCACCACCGGACGCGACCGCGCCATTCGGCCGTGACCCAGTGCGTGGCGTCGCGGGCGCTCACCCCCGCGAAACCGATCCGCTCCGGCGACGACGGCGCGCCGCCCGACCAGGCGATCGTCGTCCAGACCTGTGCTCTCGAGATCCCCTCGAACTCCTCGGCGAAGAGACGGCCGGGGACCGAGCGGAAGCGGACCGCATCGAGTTCGTAGCCGGAGAGGGCGCCCAGGTCGATCCACCCGGCGGTCGTGCGGCCCCAGACAACGGTGGCCGCCACCAGCAGATGCCCGTCGGGCATGACGTGCAGGCCCCGCAGTTCGGTGCCGGCCCAGGGTCCGGGCGCCAGCGGCGTC
Encoded here:
- a CDS encoding ferredoxin; protein product: MADNTDKVEGSVDGKFYVDSNCIDCDLCRQTAPDNFERNEDEGYTFVSKQPENEEEEQACMDAMEECPTEAIGDDG
- a CDS encoding HDIG domain-containing protein — protein: MNAEVLALWPELEWIEDAQLREATAKTWELALERSPLTAADLQTIPFTLLVPDLKVSFMAHKRCVVHVARESAIKMNDFFGDDLPVDMDVTIAGAILADVGKLLEYDLDENGRSCKSEMGKYVRHPFSGVGLAMEAGVPPEVCHIIAAHAGEGNLVQRTTEAYVVHHADFMTFLPFKNKG